A portion of the Burkholderia pseudomultivorans genome contains these proteins:
- a CDS encoding LysR substrate-binding domain-containing protein, whose protein sequence is MSTLPPLRALQVFEAVGRCGGIAEAAKRLGISAGAVSQQMKLLEDTLGLSLLEKDGKRLRLTTAGRRYHERCADAFERLRIAHAEVERARHDRNLRISALPSLLSKWLAPRVIEWQRAYPELSVYLDGTHAEPSPDGCEIDFRISYGDRVADVDNAIELFRDAVVPACSPQLLRECAPLETPADLLPLPLIAIDWQPKFASPPSWQDWFDAHGVDASAASPVRLALSLSSIAIQAAIDGHGFVLAQSSMICDDVAAGRLVVPIASGLPLPWPYFVAWKKSAFDKPECRNFHRWLLTRAREQQEVSDRLVATSATGTV, encoded by the coding sequence ATGAGTACGCTTCCTCCGTTGCGCGCGTTGCAGGTCTTCGAGGCCGTCGGCCGCTGCGGCGGCATCGCCGAGGCCGCCAAACGCCTCGGCATTTCGGCGGGCGCCGTCAGCCAGCAGATGAAACTGCTCGAGGACACGCTCGGCCTCAGCCTGCTCGAGAAGGACGGCAAGCGGCTGCGGCTCACGACGGCCGGGCGCCGCTATCACGAGCGCTGCGCGGATGCGTTCGAGCGGCTGCGCATCGCGCACGCGGAAGTCGAGCGCGCGCGGCACGACCGCAACCTGCGGATCAGCGCGCTACCGTCGCTGCTGTCGAAATGGCTCGCGCCGCGCGTGATCGAATGGCAACGCGCGTACCCGGAACTGAGCGTCTATCTCGACGGCACGCATGCCGAGCCGTCTCCGGACGGCTGCGAGATCGATTTCCGGATCAGCTACGGCGATCGCGTCGCGGACGTCGACAACGCGATCGAACTGTTTCGCGACGCGGTGGTGCCCGCCTGCAGCCCGCAGCTGCTGCGCGAGTGCGCGCCGCTCGAGACGCCGGCCGACCTGCTGCCGCTCCCGTTGATCGCGATCGACTGGCAGCCGAAGTTCGCATCGCCGCCGTCGTGGCAGGACTGGTTCGACGCACACGGCGTGGACGCCTCGGCGGCCTCGCCGGTGCGCCTCGCGTTGTCGTTGTCGAGCATCGCGATCCAGGCCGCGATCGACGGCCACGGCTTCGTGCTCGCGCAGTCGTCGATGATCTGCGACGACGTCGCGGCCGGACGGCTCGTCGTGCCGATCGCGTCGGGGCTGCCGCTGCCGTGGCCGTACTTCGTCGCGTGGAAGAAAAGCGCGTTCGACAAGCCGGAATGCCGCAACTTTCATCGCTGGCTGCTGACGCGCGCACGCGAGCAGCAGGAAGTCAGCGATCGCCTGGTTGCGACCAGCGCGACCGGAACGGTGTAG
- a CDS encoding ABC transporter substrate-binding protein — protein MKKTIAGLAMLMAAAAAHAGDATRLRFGVDPSYAPFESKAPSGQLVGFDIDVGNEICRRLNARCVWVETAFDGIIPALKGRKFDAILSALSVTPQRETQLAFSTSLFNTPSRLVGLRGRDIKPTVASLRGKRVGVAQGSTQETYARTYWAPAGIEVVSYANQELVNNDLRAGRLDVTLTDMVAASEGFLKTPQGAGYVFLGEPVVDEKTLGKGVAIGLRKDDGALRDRIDGAIAAMNQDGTLRRLERRYFDIEQSNP, from the coding sequence ATGAAAAAAACCATTGCCGGTCTGGCCATGCTGATGGCCGCTGCTGCCGCCCATGCGGGCGACGCGACACGCCTTCGTTTCGGCGTCGATCCGTCCTACGCGCCGTTCGAATCCAAAGCGCCGTCGGGGCAGCTCGTCGGTTTCGACATCGACGTCGGCAACGAGATCTGCCGTCGCCTGAATGCACGATGCGTGTGGGTCGAGACGGCATTCGACGGAATCATCCCGGCGCTCAAGGGCCGCAAGTTCGATGCGATCCTGTCCGCGCTGTCGGTCACGCCGCAACGCGAGACGCAGCTTGCGTTCTCCACGTCGCTGTTCAATACGCCGAGCCGCCTGGTCGGCCTGCGCGGCCGCGATATCAAGCCGACCGTCGCGTCGCTGCGCGGCAAGCGCGTCGGCGTCGCGCAGGGCTCGACGCAGGAGACCTATGCGCGCACCTACTGGGCCCCCGCCGGCATCGAGGTCGTGTCGTATGCGAACCAGGAACTCGTCAACAACGACCTGCGCGCGGGCCGGCTCGACGTGACACTGACCGACATGGTCGCGGCCAGCGAAGGGTTTCTGAAGACGCCGCAAGGCGCCGGCTACGTGTTCCTCGGCGAGCCGGTCGTCGACGAGAAGACGCTCGGCAAAGGCGTGGCGATCGGCTTGCGCAAGGACGACGGCGCGCTGCGCGACAGGATCGACGGGGCGATCGCGGCGATGAACCAGGACGGCACGCTGCGCCGGCTGGAGCGCCGCTATTTCGATATCGAACAGTCGAATCCGTAG
- a CDS encoding LysR substrate-binding domain-containing protein — protein MNRLPPLRALQAFDAVVRNGNVMTAAESLHVTPGAVSQQIRVLEEFLGIVLFDRESSGLRPTELGRLYHRHIARGFECFHAGQAALHATREAPQLTLSTFPSVATHWFAARIEKWRARSAAVRVHVEATDREPKRGEHHADFRMTYGKPPTDGTPCRLLFVDRVMPVCAPSLLRAAQPLAQPADLLHYPLVHVEWGWADLSPPTWANWFAATGVPVPDTLAPLSYSLSSMAIDAAVGGRGVTLGQGLFAADGLRSGQLVAPFKVSLPMPRPYYLVWQPGTLDLPGAQPFLDWLVEEVEQTVRDIDAAFD, from the coding sequence ATGAACCGTTTGCCGCCCTTGCGCGCCCTACAGGCGTTCGATGCCGTCGTTCGTAACGGCAACGTGATGACCGCCGCCGAATCGCTGCATGTCACGCCTGGCGCCGTCAGCCAGCAGATCCGCGTGCTGGAGGAATTCCTCGGCATCGTGCTGTTCGACCGCGAGAGCAGCGGCCTGCGCCCGACGGAACTCGGCCGGCTCTATCACCGGCACATCGCGCGCGGCTTCGAATGCTTTCATGCCGGGCAGGCGGCGCTGCACGCCACGCGCGAGGCACCGCAGCTCACGCTCAGCACCTTCCCTTCCGTGGCCACGCACTGGTTCGCCGCCAGGATCGAAAAATGGCGCGCGCGGTCTGCAGCGGTGCGCGTACACGTCGAGGCGACCGATCGCGAGCCGAAACGCGGCGAGCATCACGCCGATTTCCGCATGACCTACGGCAAGCCGCCCACCGACGGCACGCCCTGCCGCCTGCTGTTCGTCGATCGCGTGATGCCGGTGTGTGCGCCGTCGCTGCTTCGCGCGGCCCAGCCGCTCGCGCAGCCGGCGGATCTGCTGCACTACCCGCTGGTCCATGTCGAATGGGGCTGGGCCGATTTGTCGCCGCCCACCTGGGCGAACTGGTTCGCCGCGACGGGCGTGCCCGTTCCCGATACGCTCGCGCCGCTCAGCTATTCGCTGTCCTCGATGGCGATCGACGCGGCGGTCGGCGGGCGCGGCGTCACGCTCGGGCAAGGGCTGTTCGCCGCCGACGGCCTCAGATCCGGCCAGCTCGTCGCGCCGTTCAAGGTGTCGCTGCCGATGCCGCGCCCCTACTATCTGGTCTGGCAGCCAGGCACGCTCGACCTGCCCGGCGCGCAGCCCTTTCTCGACTGGCTCGTCGAGGAAGTCGAACAGACCGTTCGCGACATCGACGCGGCATTCGATTGA
- the hutH gene encoding histidine ammonia-lyase, whose product MNAPDLLLPTRPQDIDEVTLGDADMSLEQFIAVAKYGARVRLSPAYRERVAKSRALVERFLAENRLVYGVTTGFGDNSTRVIRPDEAEQLQRNIVRSHAVSVGAPLPREVVRATQLMVLNSLGKGYSGVTLELLELIAELLNRDIVPIAPGDGSVGYLGPEAHMALVLIGEGEALWQDTRMPGKDALAAAGLKPHTLRCKEGLALLNGTTSVTALGLLALHNAIEGSKVADIAAALSFQPLKGTTRSLDARYHAVKKHAHQANAADNLRRLLAGSALAERFVDYRLQDTYSLRAIAQVHGASKRAIDDARDALLDEIGSSGDNPVIHPHGDDGLAISGANFDGTFVGIASDLLCIAMTNLAKISERRADRLVNPHFSELPAFLAPRPGLHSGYMIVQYTAAGLLGEMRILSHPASVDSVSTSGNQEDPVSFAYLAARKAYDASQKLHHVLAIELMIAAQALDFFDPADASPATAAVYSRIRQAVPKVDDDRCFHPDMAYIHTLVADGEVSAVVERITGALHA is encoded by the coding sequence ATGAACGCCCCGGATCTCCTTCTCCCGACTCGTCCGCAAGACATCGACGAAGTCACGCTCGGCGATGCAGACATGTCGCTCGAGCAATTCATCGCCGTCGCGAAATACGGCGCGCGCGTGCGGCTGTCGCCCGCCTATCGCGAACGTGTGGCGAAATCGCGCGCGCTGGTCGAACGGTTTCTCGCCGAAAACCGCCTGGTTTACGGCGTGACGACCGGATTCGGCGACAACTCGACACGCGTGATCCGTCCCGACGAAGCAGAACAACTGCAGCGCAACATCGTGCGCTCGCACGCGGTCTCGGTCGGCGCGCCGCTGCCGCGCGAAGTCGTACGCGCCACTCAGCTGATGGTGCTGAACAGTCTCGGCAAGGGCTATTCGGGCGTCACACTCGAACTGCTCGAACTGATCGCCGAACTGCTGAATCGCGACATCGTGCCGATCGCGCCCGGCGACGGTTCGGTCGGTTATCTCGGACCTGAGGCGCACATGGCGTTGGTGCTGATCGGCGAAGGCGAAGCGCTGTGGCAAGACACGCGGATGCCCGGCAAGGACGCGCTGGCGGCGGCCGGCCTCAAGCCGCATACGCTGCGCTGTAAGGAAGGTCTCGCGCTGCTCAACGGCACGACGTCGGTCACCGCGCTGGGGCTGCTTGCGCTTCACAACGCGATCGAAGGTTCGAAAGTCGCCGACATTGCCGCCGCGCTGTCGTTCCAGCCGCTCAAGGGAACCACGCGCTCGCTCGATGCCCGCTATCACGCGGTCAAGAAACACGCACATCAGGCCAACGCGGCGGACAACCTGCGGCGGCTGCTTGCCGGCAGCGCACTGGCGGAACGATTCGTCGACTATCGTCTTCAGGATACCTACAGCCTGCGTGCGATCGCGCAAGTGCACGGCGCGTCGAAGCGTGCGATCGACGATGCGCGCGACGCGCTGCTCGACGAGATCGGTTCGAGCGGCGACAACCCGGTCATCCATCCGCACGGCGACGACGGTCTCGCGATTTCGGGCGCGAACTTCGACGGCACCTTCGTCGGCATCGCCAGCGACCTGCTGTGCATCGCGATGACCAATCTCGCGAAGATTTCGGAGCGACGCGCGGACCGGCTCGTCAATCCGCATTTCAGCGAGTTGCCGGCGTTCCTCGCGCCTCGCCCCGGCCTGCACAGCGGCTACATGATCGTCCAGTACACGGCGGCCGGCCTCCTCGGCGAGATGCGCATCCTGTCGCATCCGGCTTCCGTCGACAGCGTGTCGACCAGCGGCAATCAGGAAGACCCGGTCAGCTTCGCGTACCTTGCCGCACGCAAGGCCTACGACGCGTCGCAAAAGCTCCACCACGTGCTGGCGATCGAGCTGATGATCGCCGCGCAGGCGCTCGACTTCTTCGATCCTGCCGACGCGTCGCCGGCCACGGCCGCAGTGTATTCGCGCATCCGGCAAGCCGTACCGAAGGTCGACGACGACCGCTGTTTCCATCCCGACATGGCGTACATTCACACGCTGGTTGCGGACGGCGAAGTGTCCGCGGTGGTCGAGCGCATCACCGGCGCGTTGCACGCATAA
- a CDS encoding transporter substrate-binding domain-containing protein, which produces MNSKRRMGLKAAACAFVVAAAAMAAPGEAREWKTVTIALEGSYEPWNLTRPDGTIDGFEPELARDLCGRMRVQCKLMSQDWDGLIPGLNAGKFDVIMDALSISEDRKRAIAFSKPYANTPAVFVSAGPVGLPKVLPNAAPLRLTGDPASDRAAVEPLRAALKGKSIGIVTGSVYSAFINRNFKDVASIREYKNAPDHDIDLLNGRIDVAFDDAAYYASALAKPGNAALRIVGPKIGGPIWGDGEALGLRKSDADLKTMFDQAIAAAIADGTVRRLSEKWFKTDVTP; this is translated from the coding sequence ATGAACAGCAAGCGAAGGATGGGACTGAAGGCGGCGGCATGTGCATTCGTCGTCGCGGCCGCTGCGATGGCGGCGCCGGGCGAGGCACGGGAGTGGAAGACGGTCACGATTGCGCTGGAGGGCAGTTACGAGCCGTGGAATCTGACGCGTCCCGACGGGACGATCGACGGTTTCGAACCGGAACTCGCCCGCGACCTGTGCGGGCGCATGCGTGTGCAGTGCAAGCTGATGTCGCAGGACTGGGACGGGCTGATTCCGGGATTGAACGCGGGCAAGTTCGACGTGATCATGGACGCGCTGTCGATCAGCGAGGACCGCAAGCGCGCGATCGCGTTCTCGAAACCCTATGCGAACACGCCGGCCGTGTTCGTGTCTGCGGGGCCGGTCGGCTTGCCGAAAGTATTGCCGAACGCAGCGCCGCTGAGGCTGACCGGCGATCCGGCGAGTGACCGGGCGGCGGTCGAGCCGCTGCGCGCCGCGCTGAAGGGCAAGTCGATCGGCATCGTCACCGGATCGGTCTACAGCGCGTTCATCAACCGGAATTTCAAGGACGTGGCGAGCATTCGCGAATACAAGAACGCGCCGGATCACGATATCGACCTGCTCAACGGGCGTATCGACGTCGCATTCGACGATGCCGCCTACTACGCGTCGGCGCTGGCGAAGCCGGGCAACGCCGCGCTCCGCATCGTCGGGCCGAAGATCGGCGGCCCGATCTGGGGCGACGGCGAGGCACTCGGCCTGCGCAAGAGCGATGCCGACCTGAAGACGATGTTCGATCAGGCGATCGCGGCCGCGATTGCGGACGGCACGGTCCGGCGCCTGAGCGAGAAATGGTTCAAGACGGATGTGACGCCTTGA